In Daphnia magna isolate NIES linkage group LG7, ASM2063170v1.1, whole genome shotgun sequence, a single genomic region encodes these proteins:
- the LOC116927565 gene encoding uncharacterized protein LOC116927565 codes for MSIKVDEMRRGLFKISWTMEGLGHDDVTIQKGVFQINNSARSTYIVYSRSRKPSLIDYADVCIMLKKKANQLEEDNQQQMSAAPADMKTPVCKNGRTMSFMDHYETPLFVWVENEVLVKNAMMHLEDAWQIFVPITNYNEPTVTLYMDFGSNSLGQTRMIKDFAELFVNQTNCDVQFRIQGITIGAHVVILSARSSVFAAMFQCDMQESRTKKVVIEDIEPEVFRQLLHYLYTGTCPLLKMKSITQDLFVAADKYDIDTLKDECVDILLAQLEIKNSIGMLIWSHLHSITTLFDASIKCIATHGSTICFLPEWKDLTHDYPDLCLMATQQMMKNKIHGSVFGSDCETECEQDPLVDRTGQYEQVDFTDERYNQTKILMQEMPIPTSHEVRPGLFLIHLTENDIKKGEQNVYLRKCDFYPYTLIFECLEGSQEPVMLSLIKCQSNKMKTLPVGSKYSDLARANQGSKYEDDQPEFVWILHNKEQKPTHLKLQCNNDDVANTKRTWGPVKCPLDKTFDLWLDFGTQTLGEKTVLNEWANLLIQQDFTDVEFNVQGELMGAHSPIITASSSVLASLVRGRPTKGNKKSVKVVHIGDVEPQVFQQVLHYIYTGRIPLIEEDGMAERLFKAADTYGLESLKEECTRFVFADLDEHNVVDTLIWSYKNSLFSLYDSALNFAVQNYARVSSQPDWQNLIDNHPQICLRVSQLMDPLVSNTLAKETRGT; via the exons atgtcGATCAAAGTGGACGAAATGCGTAGAGGACTCTTTAAAATATCGTGGACGATGGAAGGTTTAGGACACGACGATGTGACAATACAAAAGGGTGTCTTCCAAATCAACAACTCTGCACGCTCTACTTACATTGTTTACTCACGATCCCGAAAGCCATCGCTAATTGATTACGCTGACGTGTGCATaatgctgaaaaaaaaggcgaacCAGTTAGAAGAAGACAATCAACAGCAGATGTCGGCTGCTCCGGCCGATATGAAAACGCCCGTGTGTAAAAATGGCCGGACGATGTCGTTCATGGATCATTACGAAACTCCGCTATTCGTCTGGGTAGAGAACGAAGTGCTCGTCAAGAATGCCATGATGCATCTAGAAGATGCGTGGCAAATCTTTGTGCCCATCACCAACTACAATGAACCAACAGTCACGTTATACATGGATTTCGGGTCAAACAGCTTAGGTCAAACGAGAATGATTAAAGACTTTGCTGAATTGTTCGTCAATCAAACGAATTGCGACGTGCAGTTTCGTATTCAAGGGATAACTATCGGTGCTCACGTCGTGATTCTCTCAGCTCGCAGCTCCGTTTTTGCCGCCATGTTCCAGTGTGACATGCAAGAGTCTAGAACGAAGAAGGTCGTCATCGAGGACATCGAACCAGAAGTATTTCGACAACTCCTTCATTACCTTTACACGGGCACGTGTCCACTATTGAAGATGAAATCAATTACTCAAGATCTGTTCGTGGCCGCTGATAAATACGACATCGATACGCTGAAAGATGAATGCGTCGATATTCTGTTGGCACAGCTGGAAATCAAGAATTCGATTGGCATGCTAATTTGGTCTCATTTGCATTCGATCACGACCCTCTTTGACGCTTCGATCAAGTGCATTGCTACGCACGGGTCCACCATTTGCTTCTTGCCTGAATGGAAGGATTTGACTCACGATTATCCCGATTTATGTCTGATGGCTACACAGCAAATGATGAAGAACAAGATTCACGGTAGCGTTTTCGGAAGCGATTGCGAAACTGAATGCGAGCAGGATCCTCTGGTCGACCGAACCGGACAAT ACGAACAAGTTGATTTCACCGACGAACgctacaatcaaaccaagatcTTGATGCA AGAAATGCCGATTCCCACAAGTCACGAAGTTCGTCCTGGATTGTTTCTCATTCACTTGACTGAAAATGACATTAAAAAGGGGGAACAGAATGTTTACCTCAGGAAATGTGATTTCTATCCTTACACATTGATTTTTGAATGCCTTGAAGGCTCACAAGAACCTGTCATGCTTTCATTAATCAAATGCCAGTCCAACAAGATGAAAACCTTGCCAGTGGGCAGCAAATATTCAGATTTGGCCAGAGCTAACCAAGGTAGCAAATACGAGGATGACCAACCAGAATTTGTCTGGATCTTACacaataaagaacaaaaaccaACGCATCTTAAACTGCAATGTAACAACGATGACGTAGCCAACACGAAAAGAACGTGGGGGCCTGTCAAATGTCCACTCGACAAGACGTTCGACCTGTGGCTGGATTTTGGAACGCAGACTCTTGGTGAGAAGACCGTCTTAAACGAATGGGCAAACTTACTCATCCAGCAGGACTTTACCGATGTCGAATTCAACGTTCAAGGGGAACTGATGGGCGCTCACTCACCGATCATCACGGCCAGCAGCTCCGTGTTGGCCTCGTTAGTTCGCGGCCGTCCGACGAAAGGCAACAAAAAATCGGTCAAAGTCGTTCACATTGGTGACGTTGAACCGCAAGTGTTCCAACAAGTTCTTCATTATATATACACGGGTAGAATCCCGCTAATCGAAGAGGATGGCATGGCGGAACGATTATTCAAAGCAGCAGATACGTACGGCTTGGAATCTTTGAAAGAGGAATGCACGAGGTTCGTGTTTGCTGACCTCGACGAGCACAACGTCGTCGACACTCTTATCTGGTCATACAAAAACTCGCTGTTCAGCCTCTACGATAGTGCACTCAACTTTGCTGTCCAAAACTACGCTCGTGTGAGCTCGCAACCTGATTGGCAAAATTTGATTGACAATCATCCGCAGATCTGTTTGCGAGTGTCGCAATTGATGGA